One Calliopsis andreniformis isolate RMS-2024a chromosome 9, iyCalAndr_principal, whole genome shotgun sequence genomic window carries:
- the Boss gene encoding G protein coupled receptor bride of sevenless has translation MMMLPKVVLLFGLLRLAMAFEDRNMCARNRSMFEVPGDAVLSLLLDINHGPYCNITSTKGLQEVSTALYVVQALNKYEFIPGLTLGIKIFDTCHDEMTVYKQALQAAVNSDCTEHYELGLLLPSEYSAILEPLRNYSVLPISSYREQNLTKPLISLMVHYLTTRFEAIDLLLVNHDFALNFFLDTTKEAGICVKNYANSVELEENETEAVIAAIGARNDIRQWIEKGEKFQGAKKTWIVLPLDGSNVDDLIPPGSYAIRTPQFNLELLQESSSADYFLEVVSNSVIHSAHLLGIGKAVVEVAQVLQDIHKRNCPRELETSCVLPRFNVPSTQDIRNADVYNALRILPKLHSIKYIVAMKSQQQELIDMATYRVEPANLKFRVTPESRVPKMPKLCLKKYAKNCESCSNFKKRFGGRSVTIDTLDRGLLKPGNCVPIFLTIVVCGTFACGVIAVFIIYRFVVEDVLDGNPTLTIVLILANVFTLQTVLPFCMNDSYLGAEALNSRKILVTTLAFGIDFSVMLSRAFFLVFSKGGVFTAHINGYLQGLMVFFMFGVQFAISIMFFILSSQDSAVVVRSLTFIGLLGYDIFLLVALFVVCFFISQLPRNYREGKCFFGTSIGLLVTWAIWLTCFILVEPECRDTVVSFGIIATAYLIIIGVLIPRTYYMVTHLARGKELSQRFGSTDLGPDPRINTITRQTRPFYDYVHPGGSTTNIPVSTAYPNYYGSSSPHQKYIDRYRDVDSRRIPGYNNYGFHTEMREVNSSYNLPQVCIEDADPRTNTTDKTSQYARPNCRRKKRGKDEKGYMETNAYVEDEHGTTSRRHIDEIYPVRSASPRLTQTEATIREEDEEDNVTRITRF, from the exons ATGATGATGTTGCCCAAGGTCGTGCTTCTCTTCGGTCTTCTTCGGCTGGCCATGGCATTCGAGGATCGGAACATGTGTGCGAGGAATCGTAGCATGTTTGAAGTTCCTGGTGATGCTGTTTTATCTT TACTTTTGGACATTAATCATGGTCCATACTGCAACATCACATCCACAAAGGGTCTCCAAGAAGTCTCTACTGCGCTCTACGTGGTGCAAGCACTGAACAAATACGAGTTCATACCTGGACTGACATTAG GGATTAAAATTTTCGATACCTGCCACGATGAGATGACGGTATACAAACAAGCACTGCAGGCAGCAGTGAACTCTGACTGCACGGAACACTACGAATTAGGGCTTCTGCTACCATCAGAATACTCTGCGATTCTGGAGCCATTACGCAATTATAGCGTTCTTCCCATCAGCAGCTACAGGGAACAAAATTTGACAAAGCCCTTGATAAGCCTGATGGTTCACTACTTGACAACCAGGTTTGAGGCGATCGATCTGCTATTAGTGAATCACGACTTCGCGTTGAACTTCTTTCTGGATACCACTAAGGAAGCTGGTATCTGTGTGAAGAATTACGCGAATAGTGTCGAATTGGAAGAGAACGAGACGGAGGCTGTGATCGCTGCAATAGGGGCGAGAAATGATATTCGTCAGTGGATCGAGAAGGGTGAGAAATTCCAGGGTGCTAAGAAGACCTGGATCGTTCTACCACTTGATGGATCCAACGTTGATG ATCTCATTCCACCAGGATCGTATGCCATAAGGACCCCACAGTTTAACCTCGAGCTACTGCAGGAATCGTCCTCAGCGGACTACTTCCTCGAAGTGGTCAGCAATTCCGTCATTCATTCAGCCCATCTTCTGGGCATAGGGAAGGCAGTAGTCGAGGTAGCACAGGTTCTCCAGGACATCCACAAACGAAACTGTCCTCGAGAGCTGGAGACATCCTGCGTCCTGCCACGTTTCAACGTGCCCTCGACGCAGGACATTCGAAACGCAGACGTGTACAACGCGCTTCGCATACTACCGAAATTGCACTCGATCAAGTACATAGTGGCGATGAAGAGCCAGCAGCAAGAGCTGATTGACATGGCCACGTACAGAGTGGAGCCTGCGAATCTCAAGTTTCGTGTCACGCCAGAATCTAGGGTGCCAAAGATGCCTAAGCTCTGTTTGAAGAAATACGCGAAGAATTGCGAGAGTTGCTCGAACTTCAAGAAGAGGTTCGGTGGTCGCAGTGTGACTATAG ATACACTCGACAGGGGTTTATTAAAGCCCGGCAACTGTGTGCCAATTTTCCTTACGATAGTGGTGTGTGGCACGTTCGCCTGCGGCGTGATCGCCGTCTTCATTATCTACCGCTTCGTCGTCGAGGACGTTCTCGACGGGAACCCGACACTAACGATCGTCCTGATACTGGCGAACGTTTTTACGTTGCAGACGGTGCTTCCGTTCTGCATGAACGACAGCTATCTGGGCGCAGAGGCGTTAAACTCGAGGAAGATCCTCGTGACCACCCTCGCCTTCGGCATCGACTTCTCGGTAATGTTGTCGAGGGCGTTCTTCCTAGTGTTCTCCAAGGGGGGCGTGTTTACTGCCCACATCAACGGCTATCTTCAGGGGCTGATGGTCTTCTTCATGTTCGGCGTGCAGTTCGCTATTTCGATTATGTTCTTCATACTTAGCAGCCAGGACTCGGCGGTCGTCGTAAGGAGCCTCACGTTTATTGGTCTACTTG GATACGATATATTTCTGCTGGTGGCGTTGTTTGTGGTTTGCTTCTTCATCTCCCAACTGCCGCGCAATTACCGCGAGGGCAAGTGTTTCTTCGGGACCTCTATCGGCCTCCTGGTGACCTGGGCCATTTGGCTCACCTGTTTCATCCTGGTCGAGCCCGAATGTCGCGACACGGTGGTCTCCTTCGGCATCATCGCCACTGCATACCTAATCATAATAGGCGTTCTGATTCCAAGGACCTACTACATGGTCACACACTTGGCCAGAGGGAAGGAGCTGAGCCAGAGATTCGGATCGACAGATCTGGGCCCCGACCCTAGGATCAACACGATCACTAGACAG ACACGTCCGTTTTACGACTACGTGCACCCAGGCGGAAGCACGACGAACATCCCGGTCTCAACCGCGTACCCGAACTACTATGGCAGCTCCAGTCCGCATCAAAAATACATCGATCGCTACAGGGACGTCGATTCCAGGAGAATTCCTGGATATAATAACTACGGCTTCCACACGGAAATGCGAGAAGTGAATAGCTCTTACAATCTACCGCAAGTCTGCATCGAGGATGCGGAC